Proteins from one Prosthecobacter sp. genomic window:
- a CDS encoding SDR family oxidoreductase gives MLPSFSLKDHTILLTGAAGLFGRGLTASLAEAGATLIIASRNADKLQVVADEETARGHKVFAEGFDQGDEASIIALKARLEERFGPLHGLVNNSVLRPMKGAQGTVEQWEDSMRVNATGLMLMHRHFGSAMAEVGRGSIVNIGSIQGMIGPSYELYAGTNMGDMPPDYFFHKGGMLNLTRFYAALYGPKNVRVNCLSPGGFFNNQPELFVQRFSEHTMLGRMADENDLGGALIFLLSNASVYITGVNLPVDGGYTAK, from the coding sequence ATGCTCCCTTCATTCTCACTCAAAGACCACACCATCCTCCTCACTGGTGCCGCAGGACTCTTCGGTCGCGGCCTTACGGCTTCGCTGGCTGAAGCCGGTGCCACGCTCATCATCGCCTCGCGCAATGCGGACAAGCTGCAAGTCGTCGCCGATGAAGAAACCGCACGCGGGCACAAGGTCTTCGCTGAGGGCTTCGATCAAGGCGATGAAGCCTCGATTATCGCGCTCAAGGCACGCCTGGAGGAGCGTTTTGGCCCACTGCATGGCCTCGTGAACAACTCCGTGCTGCGTCCGATGAAAGGCGCGCAGGGAACGGTCGAGCAATGGGAGGACTCGATGCGGGTGAATGCCACGGGCTTGATGCTGATGCATCGTCACTTCGGCAGCGCCATGGCTGAGGTCGGACGCGGCAGCATCGTGAACATCGGCAGTATCCAGGGAATGATCGGGCCGAGCTACGAGCTGTATGCAGGCACCAACATGGGCGACATGCCGCCGGATTATTTCTTCCACAAAGGCGGCATGTTGAACCTCACCCGCTTCTACGCGGCGCTCTACGGACCGAAGAACGTGCGGGTGAACTGCCTCTCCCCCGGCGGCTTCTTCAACAACCAACCGGAGCTGTTTGTGCAGCGCTTCAGCGAGCACACCATGCTCGGCCGCATGGCCGATGAAAACGACCTTGGCGGCGCTTTGATCTTCCTTTTGAGCAATGCCTCTGTTTACATCACGGGCGTGAACCTGCCGGTGGATGGCGGCTACACAGCGAAATAA
- a CDS encoding SDR family NAD(P)-dependent oxidoreductase, whose product MSHSIDLTGKVALITGASQGIGAQMARTFHAAGATVVLNHPGIGSTGEDAQCIADELNALRSGSAFAAVANVADTQAVQTMMAGIQQAHGGLDFLINNAAILRDRTIAKMSMDEWDAVIDVNLTGVFQCCKFALEIMRDHGAIVSMGSIAAIQGFYGQANYAAAKAGVQAMMRVLSREAARRNIRANAIAPGVVDTAMAATIPENVRAEMIKNVPLGRFGTTEEIANVALFLCSPLASYVTGQTIEVNGGWRG is encoded by the coding sequence ATGAGTCACAGCATAGATCTGACTGGCAAGGTCGCCCTCATCACGGGCGCTTCACAAGGCATCGGCGCGCAGATGGCCCGCACGTTTCATGCGGCGGGCGCCACCGTGGTTTTGAATCATCCAGGCATCGGCAGCACGGGCGAGGACGCCCAATGCATCGCCGATGAACTCAACGCCTTGCGTTCCGGTAGCGCGTTTGCAGCAGTGGCCAATGTGGCCGACACGCAGGCCGTGCAGACGATGATGGCAGGCATCCAGCAGGCGCATGGCGGCCTCGATTTCCTCATCAACAACGCCGCCATCCTGCGTGATCGAACCATCGCGAAGATGTCGATGGATGAATGGGACGCGGTGATCGATGTGAATCTCACGGGCGTCTTCCAGTGCTGCAAATTCGCGCTCGAAATCATGCGCGATCACGGGGCCATCGTCAGCATGGGCAGCATCGCGGCGATCCAGGGCTTCTACGGTCAGGCGAACTACGCGGCGGCCAAAGCTGGCGTGCAAGCCATGATGCGCGTGCTCAGTCGCGAGGCAGCGCGACGAAACATCCGCGCCAATGCCATCGCGCCCGGCGTGGTGGACACCGCGATGGCGGCGACCATTCCTGAAAATGTCCGTGCCGAGATGATCAAGAACGTGCCGCTGGGCCGCTTCGGCACCACGGAGGAGATCGCGAATGTGGCGCTCTTTCTCTGCTCGCCGCTGGCCTCGTATGTCACAGGTCAAACGATCGAAGTGAACGGAGGCTGGCGCGGATGA
- a CDS encoding RraA family protein produces the protein MMTADLLHELRDFDTPLLANTIGYISPVPPHQYYLSGEIQSVTPPLGPTIGVAFTAEIDSSTPGEPGDTELYWKLLEMMRQSSLPSILVAKAVGSRPEHECMIGDGMAKTLFSVGCVGLVSDSRVRDIAGIMTTPFAVYCRGRAVHHEALRFRFINRPVEVGGVTITPGEVIHADQNGVIRIPPDCIRDLAGYAIKNRAFEHEAHMFLRRTDKSPAEKRAHVQSLVQKCGFNDCVSGAAR, from the coding sequence ATGATGACAGCCGATCTCCTTCACGAACTCCGCGACTTCGACACGCCCCTGCTTGCCAACACCATCGGCTACATCAGTCCTGTGCCGCCGCATCAATACTACCTCAGCGGCGAGATTCAGTCCGTCACGCCACCGCTAGGTCCCACCATCGGCGTGGCCTTCACCGCGGAGATCGACAGCAGCACGCCGGGCGAACCGGGTGACACGGAGCTTTACTGGAAGCTGCTGGAAATGATGCGCCAGAGCAGCCTGCCGAGCATTCTCGTGGCCAAGGCGGTGGGCTCACGCCCCGAACATGAATGCATGATCGGCGATGGCATGGCAAAGACTCTGTTCTCCGTCGGCTGTGTCGGTCTGGTCAGCGACAGCCGCGTGCGCGACATCGCGGGCATCATGACCACTCCCTTCGCGGTGTATTGCCGAGGTCGCGCCGTGCATCACGAGGCGCTGCGCTTTCGCTTCATCAACCGACCCGTGGAGGTCGGTGGCGTGACCATCACTCCAGGCGAGGTCATCCACGCGGATCAAAATGGCGTCATCCGCATCCCGCCGGACTGCATTCGCGATCTGGCAGGCTACGCGATCAAGAATCGCGCCTTCGAGCACGAGGCGCACATGTTCCTGCGCCGCACCGACAAATCACCCGCCGAGAAACGCGCGCATGTGCAGTCGCTCGTGCAGAAATGCGGCTTCAACGACTGCGTCAGCGGTGCTGCACGCTGA
- a CDS encoding sialate O-acetylesterase, translated as MKSPARPHAFIGILLCCLAMSASHAEVRLPALFSDHMVFQQDASAPVWGWASAGEQITVSIEEQAKTTTAGADGRWQVKLDPLKSSEPLEMIVKGTNTLSVKDVLAGETWLCAGQSNMVMTVSASKDYEKERAAATLPQIRMFTVADGRSTSPQSDCHGSWIVCSPEAVGDFSAVAFYFGRELHQRLGSALGLINSSAGGTLIESWLDLETQQQCAELKPFFAQRDRLMAAFDRAVAEKHYEAAMTKWKLAVEKAKADKQPLPKQPSHPYGSHLGAMNVSGLFNGKIAPLIPYALRGIVWYQGESNCTPERSPFYETQMRLLVTDWRARWGSELPFAWVQLPNVRKTPSYADIREVQMKCLDLPKTGMAITIDIGESRDLHPKNKQDVGRRLALWVLGTVCGEKVSAISGPLFTQHEVRGSEIVLRFRHTEGGLMAKGGELKGFLIAGANRAWKPAVARIEGDTVIVSAPNVPQPVAVRYAWAADPVCNLFNGAGLPASPFRTDDWETTPPATKP; from the coding sequence ATGAAATCACCGGCCCGCCCACACGCCTTCATCGGCATCTTGCTGTGTTGTCTCGCGATGAGTGCCTCACATGCCGAGGTTCGGCTGCCTGCGTTGTTCTCAGATCACATGGTTTTTCAGCAGGATGCGTCAGCGCCGGTGTGGGGTTGGGCATCGGCAGGGGAGCAGATCACGGTCTCTATCGAAGAACAGGCAAAGACAACGACAGCAGGAGCCGATGGCCGATGGCAGGTGAAGCTCGATCCTTTGAAAAGCAGCGAACCTTTGGAAATGATCGTCAAAGGGACGAACACTCTCTCAGTGAAGGATGTGCTGGCTGGTGAAACGTGGCTGTGTGCCGGACAGTCAAACATGGTGATGACGGTAAGCGCCTCGAAGGATTATGAGAAGGAGCGTGCGGCTGCAACGCTGCCGCAGATCCGCATGTTCACCGTCGCTGATGGTCGTTCGACTTCACCGCAGAGTGATTGCCATGGCTCCTGGATCGTTTGTTCGCCGGAAGCGGTGGGAGACTTCTCGGCGGTGGCGTTTTACTTTGGCCGTGAGCTGCACCAGCGCCTGGGGAGTGCGTTGGGGCTGATCAATTCTTCCGCTGGAGGCACTTTGATCGAGTCCTGGCTCGATTTGGAAACGCAGCAGCAGTGCGCCGAGTTGAAACCCTTTTTTGCGCAGCGTGATCGCTTGATGGCGGCGTTTGATCGTGCGGTAGCGGAGAAGCATTACGAAGCGGCGATGACGAAGTGGAAGCTGGCGGTGGAGAAGGCGAAAGCGGACAAGCAGCCGCTGCCAAAGCAGCCGAGTCATCCGTATGGCAGTCACTTGGGAGCGATGAACGTTAGCGGCTTGTTCAATGGCAAGATCGCGCCGCTCATACCCTATGCCTTGCGCGGCATCGTCTGGTATCAGGGCGAGAGCAACTGCACCCCCGAGCGCTCGCCATTCTACGAGACCCAGATGCGCCTGCTCGTGACCGACTGGCGAGCGCGTTGGGGAAGCGAACTGCCTTTCGCCTGGGTGCAGCTCCCGAATGTGCGGAAGACGCCCAGCTATGCCGACATCCGCGAAGTGCAAATGAAGTGCCTGGATCTGCCGAAGACGGGCATGGCGATCACCATCGACATTGGCGAGTCGCGTGACCTTCACCCGAAAAACAAACAGGATGTGGGCCGCCGCCTGGCGCTGTGGGTCTTGGGCACAGTGTGTGGAGAGAAGGTGTCCGCTATCTCCGGGCCGTTGTTCACTCAGCATGAGGTGCGCGGCAGCGAAATCGTGCTGCGCTTCCGCCACACCGAGGGTGGACTGATGGCGAAGGGTGGTGAACTCAAAGGCTTTCTCATTGCCGGTGCCAATCGTGCCTGGAAGCCCGCTGTGGCTCGCATTGAGGGCGATACGGTGATCGTCTCCGCGCCCAACGTGCCGCAGCCAGTGGCCGTGCGTTATGCGTGGGCCGCTGATCCTGTGTGCAACCTTTTCAACGGCGCTGGCTTGCCTGCCTCGCCTTTCCGCACGGATGATTGGGAGACAACACCTCCAGCCACCAAGCCTTGA
- a CDS encoding sialidase family protein — translation MKHTLPLLGLLIGLTSSSFAADQASVIETKVISQQPQYYHGWPTLMRKQDGTLIVVVSGGRHGHVCPFGRVEMMISRDEGKTWTFPRSILDTDVDDRDAGALETPKGTLLVTTFTSTAYEIQMNLLKEGKPSNFVNVETLPAWNAAHARLTDEQRKTQPGEWLVRSTDKGLTWSPPISTLVNSPHGPTVLADGRLLYVGKELWNEKKRIGACESTDDGLTWCWIAEIPTRPGDNVTDDYHELHAVQAKDGRIIAHIRHHGKKNTKETLQTESDDGGKTWSVPHSIGVWGYPSHLLKLRDNTLLMSYGHRRAPIGNQARVSRDSGSTWSEAIIVSGDATSGDIGYPSTVELADGSLLTVWYEHLKDNKNAVLRQAHWKLPN, via the coding sequence ATGAAACACACACTTCCTCTCCTTGGCCTGCTTATTGGCCTCACTTCATCTTCATTCGCGGCTGATCAGGCCAGCGTCATCGAGACGAAGGTCATCTCCCAGCAGCCGCAGTATTACCACGGCTGGCCCACGCTCATGCGCAAGCAGGACGGCACGCTCATCGTCGTCGTTTCCGGCGGGCGTCACGGTCATGTGTGCCCCTTTGGCCGCGTGGAGATGATGATCTCGCGTGATGAAGGCAAAACGTGGACCTTCCCACGCTCCATCCTCGACACCGATGTGGATGATCGCGATGCCGGCGCGCTGGAGACACCCAAAGGCACGCTGCTGGTCACCACCTTCACCTCCACGGCCTATGAGATTCAGATGAACCTGCTCAAGGAAGGTAAGCCCTCGAACTTCGTCAATGTGGAGACGCTGCCCGCCTGGAATGCGGCTCATGCACGCCTCACCGATGAGCAACGCAAAACTCAGCCTGGCGAATGGCTCGTGCGCTCTACAGATAAGGGCCTCACTTGGTCGCCACCGATTTCCACGCTCGTCAACAGCCCGCACGGACCCACCGTTCTGGCGGATGGACGTCTGCTCTATGTCGGCAAGGAACTCTGGAATGAAAAGAAGCGCATCGGTGCCTGTGAATCCACCGATGACGGCCTCACCTGGTGCTGGATCGCCGAAATCCCGACCCGTCCCGGCGACAACGTGACGGACGACTATCATGAACTCCACGCCGTGCAGGCCAAGGATGGCCGCATCATCGCGCACATCCGTCATCACGGAAAAAAGAACACCAAAGAGACCCTGCAAACCGAGTCCGACGATGGTGGCAAAACCTGGAGCGTGCCGCACAGCATCGGTGTCTGGGGTTATCCCTCGCACTTGCTCAAGCTGCGCGATAATACACTGCTCATGAGCTACGGTCACCGCCGCGCACCCATCGGCAATCAAGCCCGTGTCAGCCGTGACAGTGGCAGCACCTGGTCAGAAGCGATCATCGTCTCGGGCGATGCCACCAGCGGCGATATCGGCTACCCCAGCACCGTTGAACTGGCCGACGGCTCACTGCTCACCGTTTGGTATGAGCATCTGAAGGATAATAAGAACGCCGTTCTGCGTCAGGCCCATTGGAAGCTTCCGAACTAG
- a CDS encoding aldolase/citrate lyase family protein, whose amino-acid sequence MKLRPSRILRELRSGQNSTVIKINLNDPRIIELAGLAGASAVWLCNEHVPNDWLNLEHQIRAAKLHDMDTIVRVSKGGYSDYNKPFECDATAIMVPHITSSDEVRNVVDMVRCRPLGSKPLDGGNMDGSFCQVSLADYCHHCNTEKFVILQIESPEALEVVEEIAAVPGFDALLFGAGDFSHRIGKLGQVTSPEVVAARKRVHAAAIKHGKHAAVASLFGQKDQLIEEGVRIFTLGADVVELGNAFKTIVSNFNGQNKAAASDSVYQSK is encoded by the coding sequence ATGAAACTCCGCCCCTCCCGAATCCTCCGAGAACTGCGCTCCGGCCAGAACTCCACCGTCATCAAGATCAACCTCAACGACCCACGGATCATTGAGCTGGCAGGACTCGCCGGAGCCAGCGCCGTGTGGCTGTGCAACGAGCATGTGCCGAACGACTGGCTCAATCTGGAGCATCAGATCCGCGCCGCGAAGCTGCATGACATGGACACCATCGTGCGTGTCAGCAAAGGCGGCTACAGCGACTACAACAAGCCCTTCGAGTGTGATGCCACCGCCATCATGGTCCCGCACATCACCAGCTCGGATGAAGTCCGCAATGTGGTGGACATGGTGCGCTGTCGCCCGCTCGGCTCCAAGCCGCTCGATGGCGGCAACATGGACGGTTCGTTCTGCCAAGTGTCGCTCGCTGACTACTGCCACCACTGCAACACGGAGAAGTTTGTGATTCTGCAAATCGAGAGTCCTGAAGCGCTCGAAGTCGTCGAAGAAATCGCTGCCGTGCCTGGTTTTGACGCATTGCTCTTCGGCGCGGGCGATTTCAGCCATCGTATCGGTAAACTCGGTCAGGTCACCTCGCCGGAGGTCGTCGCCGCCCGCAAGCGCGTTCACGCTGCTGCCATCAAGCATGGCAAGCACGCCGCTGTTGCGTCACTGTTCGGACAAAAGGACCAGCTCATCGAGGAAGGCGTGCGCATTTTCACCCTCGGCGCGGACGTGGTAGAATTGGGCAACGCCTTCAAGACCATCGTTAGCAATTTTAACGGCCAGAACAAGGCTGCTGCCAGCGACTCCGTTTACCAATCCAAGTAG
- a CDS encoding kelch repeat-containing protein — translation MKLPFPLLFLTLLADINAADDPRMAARKLAREAAVQSAGIDKALSREMPDELKALPVFGEIVWTVKEMPFIAKGPHAGVSGAGMVVVGGKIYFAGGFIPEGDKTQDTAYRTSRWAHCYDPATDQWTQLPDLPARREYTRAIATEDAVYVLGGAIQDRPTLPSAEVYRLDVTRTPLAWQTVAPLTVPVTHMAADRAGSFMIVAGGNNYDIAEKGYSPKTIQGVTNVLDLAKPGHGWQQRAPIPGSPRGWTASAVAGGKFYMLGGVTWNEKGRQRLQEALSYDPAKNEWQRLADFPYSISGWEGETFDNRYIIAVGGAGARWNDLPFVYDTQENRWLRSTSPLPPGAMFNDPGVCIIGDTIYVAGGEGSGGSHFNHFLVGKIKPKPLPVAKPFNIASRWELFVDEYLVAEKSGVALKLHEPVKREVVLTTDQPWEGPTCGYFSAIQDGEKVRLYYRGSAGGSDHSADQVTCVVESNDGIHFTRPKLGLIEAGGTKDNNVIWRGVESHNFAAFLDTNPKAKPGERYKGLGGVKEPGKNWMTGETPGGLYAFASPDGLRWHKISPQMVMTKGAFDSQNVAFWDAPRKRYASYTRIFTNKIRDIQSSHSADFLTWSDATLNRYAADVQPEHFYTSATVPCPGAPHLLLSFPKRYVVTRQKITEHKFKGVSDAVFMSSRDGVNWSRAFREAWVRPGPDPKNWTDRNQMTAAGIIETAPNEWSLYVSEHYRSADHRMRRVTVRKQGFASMHANAKGGEFTTRPLTFTGSQLILNYATSAAGSVQIEALDESGKVLATMAELYGDELEAKALDVSALKGKAIRLRVKLKDADLYAMRFAD, via the coding sequence ATGAAACTACCCTTTCCCCTCCTGTTCCTGACCTTGTTAGCTGACATCAACGCCGCCGATGATCCGCGCATGGCCGCCCGTAAACTGGCTCGCGAGGCGGCGGTGCAGTCGGCAGGCATCGACAAGGCGCTGTCACGCGAGATGCCAGACGAACTGAAAGCCCTGCCGGTGTTCGGCGAGATCGTCTGGACCGTGAAAGAGATGCCCTTCATCGCGAAGGGGCCGCATGCAGGCGTCAGCGGCGCGGGCATGGTGGTGGTGGGTGGGAAGATCTACTTTGCAGGCGGCTTCATCCCTGAGGGTGACAAGACGCAGGACACTGCCTACCGCACCTCGCGCTGGGCGCACTGCTATGATCCGGCGACGGATCAGTGGACGCAGCTTCCTGATCTTCCCGCGCGTCGTGAGTACACACGCGCCATCGCCACAGAGGATGCTGTCTATGTGCTCGGCGGTGCCATTCAAGACCGCCCCACATTACCGTCTGCCGAGGTCTATCGACTGGATGTCACGAGGACCCCGCTGGCCTGGCAAACAGTGGCTCCGCTGACCGTGCCGGTCACGCACATGGCGGCGGATCGTGCGGGCAGCTTCATGATCGTGGCGGGCGGGAACAACTATGACATCGCCGAGAAAGGCTACAGCCCGAAGACAATTCAAGGCGTGACCAACGTCCTCGATCTAGCTAAACCCGGTCACGGCTGGCAGCAGCGCGCGCCGATTCCCGGCAGCCCGCGCGGCTGGACCGCTTCCGCTGTCGCGGGCGGGAAGTTTTATATGCTCGGCGGTGTGACGTGGAATGAAAAGGGACGCCAGCGCCTGCAAGAAGCGCTGAGCTACGATCCCGCGAAGAATGAATGGCAGCGTCTCGCCGACTTCCCCTATTCCATCTCCGGCTGGGAGGGCGAGACCTTTGATAACCGCTACATCATCGCGGTCGGTGGAGCTGGTGCGCGGTGGAATGACCTGCCCTTCGTCTATGACACGCAGGAGAACCGCTGGCTGCGCAGCACGAGCCCGCTGCCGCCCGGCGCGATGTTCAATGATCCCGGTGTCTGCATCATCGGCGACACGATCTATGTGGCAGGTGGTGAAGGCTCCGGCGGCAGCCACTTCAACCACTTCCTCGTCGGCAAGATCAAGCCGAAGCCGTTGCCGGTGGCAAAGCCGTTCAACATCGCCTCGCGCTGGGAGCTGTTTGTGGACGAATACCTCGTCGCCGAGAAAAGCGGCGTTGCTTTGAAGCTGCATGAGCCGGTGAAGCGCGAGGTCGTGCTCACCACCGATCAACCTTGGGAAGGACCGACCTGCGGCTACTTCTCCGCCATTCAGGATGGTGAAAAAGTGCGGCTCTACTATCGCGGCTCCGCAGGCGGTTCGGACCACTCAGCGGATCAGGTCACCTGTGTCGTTGAGAGCAATGATGGCATTCATTTCACCCGTCCCAAGCTCGGTCTGATCGAAGCGGGAGGCACCAAGGACAACAACGTCATCTGGCGCGGCGTCGAGTCGCACAACTTTGCCGCGTTTCTCGACACCAACCCGAAAGCGAAGCCCGGCGAGCGCTACAAAGGCCTCGGCGGCGTGAAGGAACCCGGCAAGAACTGGATGACCGGCGAGACACCTGGCGGTCTCTATGCCTTTGCCTCGCCCGATGGCCTTCGCTGGCACAAGATCAGCCCGCAGATGGTGATGACCAAGGGCGCGTTCGACTCGCAGAACGTCGCCTTCTGGGATGCGCCACGAAAGCGCTATGCCAGCTACACCCGCATCTTCACCAACAAGATTCGCGACATCCAGAGCAGTCATTCCGCCGACTTTCTGACCTGGAGTGATGCCACGCTGAACCGCTACGCCGCCGATGTGCAGCCCGAGCATTTCTACACCTCCGCCACGGTTCCGTGCCCTGGTGCGCCGCATCTGCTGCTGTCCTTTCCGAAGCGTTATGTCGTCACGCGCCAGAAGATCACAGAGCACAAGTTCAAGGGCGTCTCCGATGCTGTTTTCATGAGCAGCCGTGATGGCGTGAACTGGAGCCGCGCTTTTCGCGAAGCCTGGGTGCGTCCCGGTCCCGATCCAAAGAACTGGACGGACCGCAATCAAATGACCGCCGCCGGAATCATCGAAACCGCGCCCAATGAATGGTCTCTCTATGTGAGCGAGCACTACCGCAGCGCCGACCACCGCATGAGGCGCGTGACCGTGCGCAAGCAGGGCTTCGCCTCCATGCACGCCAATGCCAAAGGCGGCGAGTTCACCACCAGGCCGCTCACCTTCACCGGCAGCCAGCTCATCCTCAACTACGCCACCTCCGCCGCAGGCTCCGTGCAGATCGAGGCGCTCGACGAGTCCGGCAAAGTCCTCGCCACCATGGCCGAACTCTACGGCGACGAACTCGAAGCCAAAGCGCTCGATGTTTCCGCTCTCAAAGGAAAGGCGATCCGCCTCCGCGTGAAGCTCAAAGACGCTGATCTGTATGCCATGCGCTTTGCGGATTGA
- a CDS encoding alpha/beta hydrolase yields the protein MRLLITYLFLTVSCLLAQTEVVPEITFKDISYGTHERHKLDLWQAKSDAVTPLVIFIHGGGWAGGDKKDVPLTLLKSMHAKGVSVASINYRYSLISPLPAPVHDAARAVQFLRSKASEWKLDPRRFGAYGISAGGCTTLWLACHDDLANPRSKDPVERESSRFHAAVGMSPQTCLEPKIITEWVGDQVLQHPMIARAVGAKKLDEVKKPRAEWIKLLREFSPITHVSADDPPVLISNPRVDPLPATSPGSAIHHALFGLKFQEKVTAVGGTCILRIEDKATTSTPKPEEFLLTHLLKPSSGVNQ from the coding sequence ATGAGACTGCTGATTACTTATCTCTTTCTCACCGTGTCGTGTCTTCTAGCACAAACCGAGGTCGTGCCTGAAATTACCTTCAAGGACATCAGCTACGGCACCCATGAGCGTCACAAGCTGGATCTGTGGCAGGCGAAATCAGACGCCGTCACGCCGCTGGTCATCTTCATCCACGGCGGCGGCTGGGCCGGAGGAGATAAGAAGGATGTACCGCTCACTTTGCTGAAATCGATGCACGCGAAGGGCGTGTCCGTGGCCTCGATCAATTACCGTTACAGCCTTATCTCGCCGCTTCCTGCGCCCGTGCATGACGCGGCACGCGCTGTGCAGTTCCTCCGCAGCAAGGCGAGTGAGTGGAAGCTCGATCCCCGGCGTTTCGGTGCCTACGGCATCTCAGCCGGAGGATGCACGACCCTTTGGCTCGCCTGTCACGATGATCTGGCCAATCCACGCAGCAAAGATCCTGTAGAACGCGAATCCAGCCGGTTCCATGCCGCTGTCGGCATGTCGCCACAAACCTGCCTGGAGCCGAAGATCATCACCGAATGGGTAGGCGATCAGGTGTTGCAGCATCCCATGATCGCCCGAGCGGTCGGGGCGAAGAAGCTGGATGAAGTGAAGAAGCCGCGAGCGGAATGGATCAAGCTTCTGCGTGAGTTTTCGCCGATCACGCATGTGAGCGCCGATGATCCGCCCGTGCTGATTTCCAATCCACGCGTTGATCCGCTGCCAGCCACGTCGCCAGGCAGCGCCATTCATCATGCTTTGTTTGGCCTGAAATTTCAGGAGAAGGTCACCGCTGTGGGCGGCACCTGCATTCTGCGCATTGAGGACAAGGCCACGACATCAACGCCCAAGCCAGAGGAGTTTCTGCTGACGCATCTGCTCAAGCCGTCATCTGGCGTCAATCAGTGA
- a CDS encoding sialidase family protein encodes MRPLIAILLLTTALHSAEPQVKVIETQIISRQPYFYHGWPTLARRANGDLIVVYSGGREFHVCPYGRQEMITSRDDGQTWTLPRVLADSALDDRDSGMLETSKGTLIATMFNSFAYQIHMNAPERLLNETFGKETPAMLKRWHTMDDATTQAQKEAETGYWMQRSTDGGLSWSPRYRVLGYSPHGPINLLDGRLFYATSNGKKAIAYVSEDDGLTWKSVSEMPVRAGELHAVQAKDGTIIVQVRDKLVINKKTQQNTSQIISTDGGKTWTEKGKVADGFPSHLIRLRDGTLLMTYTWRQEPFGIRGKFSTDHGRHWSEEFILTDDAANWDLGYPSSAELADGSLLTVWYETPKDAHKAVLMQARWTLNR; translated from the coding sequence ATGCGCCCCCTCATCGCCATCCTGCTCCTGACCACCGCCCTGCACTCAGCCGAGCCGCAGGTGAAAGTCATCGAGACCCAAATCATTTCCCGGCAGCCGTACTTTTACCATGGCTGGCCCACGCTGGCGCGTCGTGCGAATGGCGACCTTATCGTGGTCTATTCAGGTGGGCGTGAGTTTCACGTTTGTCCTTACGGTCGTCAGGAGATGATCACTTCACGCGATGATGGTCAAACCTGGACCCTGCCGCGTGTGCTGGCGGATAGCGCGCTTGATGACCGCGACTCCGGCATGCTTGAGACCAGCAAAGGCACGCTGATTGCCACGATGTTCAACTCGTTCGCCTATCAGATTCACATGAACGCGCCTGAGCGGCTGCTGAACGAGACGTTTGGCAAAGAAACACCGGCGATGCTGAAACGCTGGCACACGATGGACGATGCCACCACGCAGGCACAGAAAGAGGCGGAGACAGGTTACTGGATGCAGCGTTCCACGGATGGCGGGCTGAGCTGGTCGCCGCGTTATCGTGTTCTGGGCTACAGCCCGCATGGGCCGATCAACCTGCTCGATGGTCGGCTGTTTTACGCCACCTCGAATGGCAAGAAAGCCATCGCGTATGTTTCGGAGGATGACGGTCTGACTTGGAAGTCAGTCTCCGAGATGCCGGTGCGTGCGGGGGAGCTTCACGCCGTTCAAGCCAAGGACGGCACGATCATTGTGCAGGTGCGTGACAAGCTCGTCATCAACAAGAAGACGCAGCAGAACACCTCGCAGATCATCTCCACCGATGGTGGCAAGACGTGGACGGAGAAGGGAAAGGTGGCCGATGGCTTCCCCTCGCACCTCATCCGCTTGCGCGATGGCACGCTGCTCATGACTTACACTTGGCGGCAGGAGCCATTTGGCATTCGGGGCAAGTTCAGTACCGATCATGGCCGCCATTGGTCGGAGGAATTCATCCTGACCGATGACGCCGCCAATTGGGACCTCGGCTACCCGAGCAGCGCCGAACTCGCCGACGGTTCCCTGCTCACCGTCTGGTATGAAACGCCCAAAGACGCTCACAAAGCCGTGCTGATGCAGGCTCGCTGGACTTTGAACCGCTAA